The Leptolyngbya sp. 'hensonii' genomic interval CGGCACGAATTTTTGCAGCTGTATTCCCAACAATTTCCTTGTCAATGCCACTGATAATGACATTAGTATTGTTCTCAACTGCGACCTGAATTCCTTCAGGAGGCTCGATCTGAACCGGTATACTGTAGCCAACGTTAAGAACAAGATTGCGCCCTTGGACCTGGGCTCGATAGCCAACACCCTGAATTTCAAGACGTCGCTGAAACCCCTGAGACACCCCCTCAACCATATTGGCTACCAGGGTACGGCATAGTCCATGACGCTCTCGAGCAGGCCGGGATTCATCCCGACGCTTCACAACCAACGATGCATCTATCTGCTCAACCAGGACCTCAGCAGGTAAGATGCGGGAAAGTTCACCTTTAGGCCCCTTAACCGAGACGTTCTGACCATCTATCGCAACGGTCACCTTAGCAGGAATAGGAATAACTCTCTTGCCAATTCGAGACATATTTACCTCGAAATCTAAAAATTCAAAACTTTTACCAAATGTAGCAGAGGACCTCACCGCCAACGCCATTACGCCTGGCGTCGCGATCGGTCATAATGCCGCTGGAAGTGGAAATGATAGCAATTCCAATCCCACCGAGCACTTTCGGTAACTCCTTACGGTTGGAGTAAACCCGTAACCCCGGTTTACTGACCCGACGCAAACCTGTAATAATCGGCTGTCGATTTTTCCCCTTATATTTCAGGGAAATTTGCAAACGGCGCTTTACCCCTTCTCCAGTTTCCTGAAAGTCGGTAATAAAACCCTCACTCTTCAGCACTTCGGCAATGCTGTGAGTCAATCTAGTCGCCGGAACCTCAGTGGTTTGATGTCTTGCCAGATTCGCATTGCGAATGCGAGTTAGCATGTCTGCAATAGTGTCGTTAGCGGCCATAGTTCTCTCGACTTACGAAATCACCTCGTTTATTCCCGGAAAGGCATACCCATCTCTTTCAGTAAAGCGCGCCCTTCTTCATCCGCATCGGCAGTTGTGATAATCGAAATATCAAAACCGCGAATCTGATCAATCCCGTCATAATCTATTTCCGGGAAAATTAGCTGCTCTCTGATGCCGAGGGTATAGTTACCGCGACCATCAAAACTCTTAGGACTAATGCCACGAAAATCTCGGATGCGCGGTAAAGCCAGGTTAATCAATCGTTCCAGGAAAGCGTACATGCGGTCAGAACGTAATGTCACCATTACCCCTACAGGCATTCCCTGACGGATCTTGAAGCCAGCGATCGCTTTCTTAGCTCGAGTAACTACTGGCTTTTGACCAGTAATCAAAGCAATTTCATTAATCGATGCTTCCAAGGCCTTAGCATTCTGAGATGCCTCTCCCAAACCACGGTTTACCGTAACTTTGACAAGTTTTGGCACCTGATGGATGTTTGTATACTTGAATTGCTCCATTAATTTTGGAACAATCTTTTCCTGGTAAGTTGTCTTCAGTCCTGCCATAGTTTTTATCCTCTGAATCCCTGGGCTTTGTCAGGGATGAAATTTGACTCCTCAGATTTGAGTTTTGAATTCAAACCTATTTTTTATCGATGACTTCGCCAGTCTTTTTCAACATTCGGACTTTGCGCCCTGTGTCATCAAAGGTGTAGCAAATGCGGCTAGCCACTTTCTGCTTGACAGAATAAAGCATCACCTTAGAGCTATGGATCGGAGCCTCTTGGGTGACAATCTGGCCTGATTCCCCATCCTGCTGGGGCTTAACATGCTTTGTTCGCATATTGACACCCTTAACAATTACCTGGCTCAGCTTGGGAAATGTTCGCAGAATTTCGCCAACCTTGCCCTTGTCCTTACCAGAGATCACCTGAACAGTATCTCCTGTCTTAACATGTAGCCGGTATTGCACCGCCTTATCCTGAGCCTTAACAGCCATCACAGTACCTCCGGAGCCAGAGAAACAATCTTAGTAAAGTTCTTGTCTCGCAGTTCCCGAGCAACAGGGCCAAAGACTCTAGTCCCCCTGGGATTACCATCAGCATTAATGATCACAGCAGCATTGTCATCAAAACGAATACTCATGCCACTGTCTCGACGTAAGCCTTTGCGAGTTCGCACGACCACTGCTCGAACAACATCGGATTTTTTAACCGCCATGTTAGGAATGGCATCTTTGACAACTGCAATAATGACATCACCAACACCGGCATAACGACGGTTGCCGCCTAAAACCCGAATACACATCAGCTTTCGAGCGCCACTGTTATCAGCCACATTGAGATAGGTTTCCTGCTGAATCATATCTACTTCCTCACGCTTTAGGATTTTGAGTATTGCTGAGGATATCGGCTACGATCCAGCGCTTCGTGCGGCTAAGAGGTCGAGTTTCGCGAATTCTCACACGATCTCCAATACGACACTGGTTTTCCTCATCATGAGCTTTATAGCGTTTGGTACGGACCATAATTTTGCCGTACTTGGGATGGGGTGAGCGGTTTTCAATCGCGACCACCACCGTCTTATCCATCTTGTTGCTAACAACCAAACCAACACGTTCTTTGACTGCCATAGTTCACCTACTCTTGCTCCGCTCCTGACTGTGCCGTAGAGCTTGCACTCAGGCGCTCCTGCTCAACAGTCATCAATTGTGCTAGCCGATGCCGGGCATGTTTAAACTGATGGGATTTTTCTAACTGACGAGTTGCTTTCTGCATCCGCAGTTCGAATAACTCGCGCTTCACGACGAGGATCTGCTCCTTCAGGTCGTCATCACTCAATTTTCGAGCATCTTCAATCTTCGGTAGGGGCATCCTGCACCTCCTGGGTCTGCGATTCACGAACAATAAACTTGGTCTTAATGGGCAGCTTGTATTGTGCTAACCGCATTGCCTCTCGGGCAGTAGCTTCTGGCACGCCAGCAATTTCAAAAAGTATGCGTCCAGGCTTAACAACGGCAACCCAAAATTCCGGGTTCCCTTTACCGGAACCCATCCGGGTTTCGGCAGGTCTCATCGTCACTGGCTTATCTGGAAAAATTCTGATCCAGATCTGGCCTCCTCGGCGGATGTAGCGGGTCATCGCACGACGGCTCGCTTCAATTTGACGGGCAGTGATCCAGCAAGGCTCCATGGCCTGAAGGGCAAACTCACCAAAACTAATGGTGTTTCCCCTAGTCGCTTGACCGCGCATCCGTCCACGCTGCTGCTTACGAAATTTAGTTCTTCTCGGACTTAACATAACTCAGTACCTTGGAAATTCAGGAATCTGCGGTCTGGAACAGGAATTGAAATCAAGTGATTTACCATTCCTCGTCCGTTATCCTTCATTAGAACGATCTTCAAACTGAGGACGACGACGCT includes:
- the rpsQ gene encoding 30S ribosomal protein S17, whose protein sequence is MAVKERVGLVVSNKMDKTVVVAIENRSPHPKYGKIMVRTKRYKAHDEENQCRIGDRVRIRETRPLSRTKRWIVADILSNTQNPKA
- the rplX gene encoding 50S ribosomal protein L24, with protein sequence MAVKAQDKAVQYRLHVKTGDTVQVISGKDKGKVGEILRTFPKLSQVIVKGVNMRTKHVKPQQDGESGQIVTQEAPIHSSKVMLYSVKQKVASRICYTFDDTGRKVRMLKKTGEVIDKK
- the rplF gene encoding 50S ribosomal protein L6; amino-acid sequence: MSRIGKRVIPIPAKVTVAIDGQNVSVKGPKGELSRILPAEVLVEQIDASLVVKRRDESRPARERHGLCRTLVANMVEGVSQGFQRRLEIQGVGYRAQVQGRNLVLNVGYSIPVQIEPPEGIQVAVENNTNVIISGIDKEIVGNTAAKIRAVRPPEVYKGKGIRYAGEVVRRKAGKSGKK
- the rpmC gene encoding 50S ribosomal protein L29, with the translated sequence MPLPKIEDARKLSDDDLKEQILVVKRELFELRMQKATRQLEKSHQFKHARHRLAQLMTVEQERLSASSTAQSGAEQE
- the rplN gene encoding 50S ribosomal protein L14; amino-acid sequence: MIQQETYLNVADNSGARKLMCIRVLGGNRRYAGVGDVIIAVVKDAIPNMAVKKSDVVRAVVVRTRKGLRRDSGMSIRFDDNAAVIINADGNPRGTRVFGPVARELRDKNFTKIVSLAPEVL
- the rpsH gene encoding 30S ribosomal protein S8; the encoded protein is MAANDTIADMLTRIRNANLARHQTTEVPATRLTHSIAEVLKSEGFITDFQETGEGVKRRLQISLKYKGKNRQPIITGLRRVSKPGLRVYSNRKELPKVLGGIGIAIISTSSGIMTDRDARRNGVGGEVLCYIW
- the rplE gene encoding 50S ribosomal protein L5, which produces MAGLKTTYQEKIVPKLMEQFKYTNIHQVPKLVKVTVNRGLGEASQNAKALEASINEIALITGQKPVVTRAKKAIAGFKIRQGMPVGVMVTLRSDRMYAFLERLINLALPRIRDFRGISPKSFDGRGNYTLGIREQLIFPEIDYDGIDQIRGFDISIITTADADEEGRALLKEMGMPFRE
- the rplP gene encoding 50S ribosomal protein L16; this translates as MLSPRRTKFRKQQRGRMRGQATRGNTISFGEFALQAMEPCWITARQIEASRRAMTRYIRRGGQIWIRIFPDKPVTMRPAETRMGSGKGNPEFWVAVVKPGRILFEIAGVPEATAREAMRLAQYKLPIKTKFIVRESQTQEVQDAPTED